The nucleotide window GAGCGTGGCGCGGGCCGCGGTGTCGTGGAGCGGGTCGTGCACGACGTAGCCGCGGTGCGAGCGCTCGCCCACGACGACCCAATGCGGGATGTCCTTTTCGTCCTCGCTGAAGTGGCCCGTGTCGGTGAGGATGATGGGGACCTCGCCCGCGTCGAGCGCGCGGTCGACGTCCGCGAGCGCGACGGGTCGCACCTCTTCGCGGATGCCCGCCGCGAGGGTGCGGGCGCGAAGGTCGTCCCAGATGCGGCCGAGCGCGTCCTGCCACGGCCCCACGTACATCCGCGCGCGGATGCGGGCCTCGAACGGCGGGTTGGTCGAGGAGACGACGAGCCGCGTCGAG belongs to Candidatus Thermoplasmatota archaeon and includes:
- a CDS encoding peptidase C39 family protein, which encodes MDVPFYKQTLDFSCGPACLLMALKAQDAATPHSFELEVDLWREATIGAVPATMPHGLALAAWRRGFSTRLVVSSTNPPFEARIRARMYVGPWQDALGRIWDDLRARTLAAGIREEVRPVALADVDRALDAGEVPIILTDTGHFSEDEKDIPHWVVVGERSHRGYVVHDPLHDTAARATLNAKDLEAALGYQGDQALVAVGPRR